A single region of the Candidatus Aegiribacteria sp. genome encodes:
- a CDS encoding NAD-dependent epimerase/dehydratase family protein, which translates to MNKSVLTGASGFLGSHIAEILINAGISTYVLLRQYSSVSNIPPECTVSRVDFMNPDSIGSVLANANVIIHSAGATSAGSQEEFDQANALITRNMLIAREKFASDALFIFISSQAASGPGGTGPVTNYGRSKLLGEYAVRDTENWIIVRPPAIFGPRDPASTPILRLALKGLFVSPWINRGGFALAYAPDLSRLIAHLPEYPEAVGKTLEPSYGRLFSWKDFHRLLQQAAKRRIFHLRIPPFLINSAGFMSEALSSMIGATPFFSRDKCKELLAHDWKLENGLTEKITGWKPAIPVEQALEETFNWIRSKS; encoded by the coding sequence ATGAATAAATCAGTACTTACAGGAGCTTCCGGTTTTCTGGGAAGCCACATAGCGGAAATACTCATTAATGCGGGTATATCCACCTATGTATTACTCAGGCAATATTCATCCGTATCGAATATACCACCGGAATGCACAGTAAGCCGAGTCGATTTTATGAACCCTGATTCAATTGGCTCCGTTCTGGCAAACGCGAATGTGATTATTCATTCAGCCGGTGCGACAAGCGCCGGCAGCCAGGAGGAATTCGATCAAGCTAACGCGCTGATAACCAGGAACATGCTCATTGCCAGAGAGAAATTCGCCAGTGATGCTTTATTCATTTTCATATCCAGCCAGGCAGCATCTGGTCCGGGGGGAACAGGACCGGTAACCAACTACGGAAGAAGCAAACTGCTGGGTGAATATGCCGTCAGAGATACCGAGAACTGGATAATCGTCAGACCACCTGCGATATTCGGGCCGCGTGATCCTGCCTCTACCCCGATACTAAGGCTTGCACTGAAAGGTCTTTTCGTATCGCCATGGATAAACAGAGGGGGATTCGCTCTTGCCTATGCGCCAGACCTCTCGCGATTGATAGCACACCTACCTGAATATCCGGAAGCTGTTGGCAAAACCCTTGAACCATCCTACGGCAGGCTCTTTTCCTGGAAGGACTTTCATAGACTTCTGCAGCAGGCAGCAAAAAGAAGGATCTTTCATCTGAGAATACCTCCATTTCTGATTAACTCAGCCGGATTCATGTCAGAGGCACTCTCTTCAATGATCGGTGCAACCCCGTTCTTCAGCAGGGACAAATGTAAAGAACTCCTGGCTCATGACTGGAAACTGGAGAATGGACTGACGGAAAAGATAACCGGCTGGAAACCAGCCATCCCTGTAGAACAGGCACTGGAAGAGACCTTCAACTGGATACGAAGTAAATCATAA